The genomic region GCATTGGAGCTGGTGCAACCTCGCCGTAAGtcaaacaaaacgaagaagagaaTGACGTCATTTCCCGTTCGCCAACTGAACGGAGCTGTGAGTCAACGAGTCAGTGCGAGAGTCATTTGAAtctccagttcatcgcgagaacggatcagtgagggaaccaATCCGGACTTTCCCGTTCGCAGACGATCAATGAGTGAAATGCCTTGTGCATCAACGGTTCAGTCAGTGAAGGTGTTGCGTCGTCTGCGTCCTGGCGTCAACTATGGAAGCCAGAATGTCGATTTACgatggaaagaaagaaccactcactgaaacacccACCGCTTCTTTTATGCaccttttctccaagctaacggctaacttgattgcatgaagggatgcgccgttatgcaaaaAACGGGGAGGTGATGCTTCACTTTGGcttatcttgattttataagtTAAAGATCGTGAGCGGCATTTCAACCccttacaccagtgcttctcaaatagtggggcgcgccccccttggggggcgcagtgctattcctgggggggcgcgtgtgaccctggggaacaggctttttttttggcagtactagaataaagtgtaattgcgcgtttactacagcagggggcagtggcgctctcattgttacttctgtcacgtttgcgacagtgcaaattgtgaatcagtcacctaggctgtagcagaacaaacaatccatggtcttcagatgccacgctgtcgccatctcctggtcagctaatgaaatgcttttgctgtttttttttccctctcaattaaaataaatcaatcagccagttggcgctctcattgttacttctgtcacgtttgcgacagtgcaacattttacgacttacaagacaagttagaatagtcacggtggggagggggggcgcgaatagttttcttcttgctaggggggggcgtaacagaaaataattgagaagcactggtttaaataaaggttaacctaaaaaaaaaaaaaaaaagtgaaccctgaactttgaacccgcggtgaccccgcggtgaccccgtggtgaccccgtggtgacccctgggtgacctttgaaccctgaacttttaactctagttaaaaatcgaaaatgtgcacatgaccccgtgaactttgaaccgacctttgacccctgggtgaactttgaacccgcggtgaccccgccgtgaccccgtggtgaccccgtggtgacccctgggtgacctttgaaccctgaacttttaactctagttaaaaatcgaaaatgtgcacatgaccccgtgaactttgaaccgacctttgacccctgggtgaactttgaaccgtaaactttgacctttgacccctagctaattacgtttttttttaaaccggcatagcagaacgacccatggtcttcagatgccgcgctgtcgccatctcctggtcagttagtgaaatgcttttgctgatgttttttttttctctcaattaaaacaaatcaattagccagttggttttctttatttaatatctattagcagacaaaaccaaattgtgaatcagtcacctaggctatagcagaacaaacaatccatggtcttcagatgccacgctgtcgccatctcctggtcagctagtgaaatgcttttgcgtttttttttccctctcaattaaaacaaatcaattagccagttggttttctttatttaatatctattagcagacaaaaccaaattgtgaatcagtcacctaggctatagcagaacaaacaatccatggtcttcagatgccacgctgtcgccatctcctggtcagctagtgaaatgcttttgctgtttttttttcctctcaattaaaacaaatcaatcagccagttggttttctttatttaatctctgatatcagacaaaaccaaattgtgaatcagtcacctaggccagtgcttctcaaatagtggggcgcacctgtgacctttgcccatgatatttccctaataaagcggcctgttatgaggtacacttgaaaatgtcggtgtacctaatggagtgtccgtgtgattccctcgttaagcgcacctgcgtgaaaacttttagctcctgcggaaggtgaaaggagctaaaagttttcacgcaggtgcgcttaacgagggaatcacacggacactccattaggtacacaggccagttcattagggaaacatcatggccaaagctgaactgaaagtgaaaagtgccacacccgccctcacccccacctcctgattggctggttgatctgtgagaAAACGCGCAAGTGGCCTTTCAGTGACATGTGCTAAGCACGAATGTCGGACGTCGGCATCgagcccttccttccttccttcctttttagcTCCACTTTCCCTTGTACTGTTACTTCACAATCCACATGCAAGTGGACTATTATCTATTAGCTATTGTCTTTGTCCAAATGTTCATCCAAAAGTCAAACACTAAATTAAGATTGGTGTGACAAAGGAAATTGCCTCTATTAAGCCTTTGTCCAAATGTTTCCCACTCGTGCTGCTGACGTTATGGTGTCTTCTGGAGACTGCTCCAAATAAAGTCCACCATCCATCCTCTGCTCTCAAAGCTGGGAGTGAGAAGGACTGCTCGCTCTCCTGTCCATTGTGCTTCTCCTTTCTCACAGATCACATGTTGCCCTGTTACTGAACAAAGCGGGCCTTAGCACATTTCGCTGTCAGCGCCGGAGCCCGCCGTGACCCGacgatgacacacacacacacactccgtgAATGGGGAACATCAATCAGAGAGCCGTGCACCTTCCCAGACAGAAGAACTTCCTGGTACCAGCCACCAGGGTCTTTCTGGACCGCTGAGACTGGCGATTCACACACAGGTTACCAAGTCAGCTGTCCTGAAAGAAAGGGACGAGAAATTCTATTTGAATTAGGAGCTTTGGAACTTTCACTACACGCTTATTCCCCAACTCAGATGAATTTAGGCGATTAGGGATTCTTCATGTGGCCCCAAATTAAAAATGGGCACGATGGAGTTGCCACGTGGACAGTGTCTGCAATCATCGGGGTGCTGCAGCCTATCCCGGCCGAAAGAGAAAATCTGCTGAGATGGACTCTCCAGGTCACCCCAAACTGAACGAGTCGACCCGATCATAAAGAAAATGTATTGCTCTCATTTGAGTTCTTGCATAAGTCCCCTTGTGACTGATTGGTTCAAGTTGTCATCAATAATGGTCATCTTCTAAcatatgaacacaatgctcCTGTTTGCTTCTCTTACCTTCCCTCTGCGATCTTGAATCTGCACGAGGACATCGGTCTTGTCCAGAGCGGGACGGCcgcgctgcaccaaatgtgTCGGCCGTGGCCCGTTATCCCGGTTGTCCCACGAGGCGAGAGCTTTATTCGGACCGCTCCGGTATTTGCTTTTGGGGAAGGTGTGTGATCGTCTGTCAGCTGTGCTCCCCCAGCTGTGTTGTGACCACAGAGGTTCAGTCTGCGTGGCCTGGCTGATAGTGGCCCTCTGCAGGCGGACGGAGATCCTCTGGGCCGAGCCGGTCATCAGGGTGATGCTTTTTGTAGGACGGGCTGATGCCATGACAGCGGGGAACTCAAACACCTCATCCTTGTCTGAAGCAAACAAAACGGATGATGGGAATGCATCGGGAGCATTCGGCACGCAAAGTAGAACTGACCACCGCTACAGGTGTGGAGTGCAGGGCTGCTGGGCAACGAGCCGTGCGTCATCAGTCTGTCGGGGGTCACGCACCCAAAGGAACCAGAGCGCAGCAGCTTCCTGCAAGCCAGAACCAGCAACTCCCGACATTGTTTATGGCAGTTGACGCCGCAGTCTGTGAAGTCCAAATGGAAATTCATCAAGTCCGCttggaaaacaaaaaggtgCTCCTTGCTCGGGAGATCTTTTAGGACAATCTCAGGTGTCAGCTTTAACATAGGAGACAATCATGCAACAGGCCTTCTTCCAAGTTTATGGAATTACTGGAGCAGGTGTCATGAAACAAAGCTTATGGACAAGTGAGTATTGTCTAGTGGGAGTCCAAATACAATCAGTGTTATTTCATTGAATGGACGTCAACCAGGTTTACAGTGACATCAACACGCCCGTGTCGAATATGAACCCACAACATAACATAGTATATAATTGTTGTTGTTCTATCTATCATACCTTTACACTTGTAGCCCTGTTTGATGATGCCCCAGAGCTGcaggagaagaggaagaaaagaacAGCAATGTAAGATTGATGGCGAGCAAACAATAAAGGACAGCCGGCTGGCCCTTCCTGACTTGGCTTTCAAGCACACAATGTGAAGAAACGTTTCCCTTTTCATGTGCTAAGTCCAAGGAGatgcatgcaggcaggcaggctgctAACACTCAAGATCTACGTACAAAGCCAGCGCAGTGTGCACAGAAGGTGGGCTTCAGATACGTCATTTCCTGGAAGTTGTGCAAAAATCCCGGACCCATCTCACACTGAAGCAGCGGGTTGGCTCGAAGGAAATACGCAATCATCTCGTCTTTACTGATCAGGCCGTCTctgtgacagacagacagacagacagacagacggaaagGTGAGGATTGCAAGGACAAAAAGAAAGATGCCATCTCATTCAACTCCCGTTATTCAGTACGCTCACTGCTGTTAGTGACGGTttgcaattgaaaaaaaagtcggcaataatttatatacatacatatgtacataTGATACATGTTTAATGGCACTCACTGATCTTTATCCAAAACACAGAAGGAGTCCAGGAAGGGAAAGTTAGCGGCAATATTTTCAAAGTCTTCTTGAGAAATAAAACCATCATGGTCGGGGTCATAGTTCCTGAACACTGACTGCGGGAAGAAGAGAAAAGTCATGTTCCAGTCCAACGTCCATCTGCCAATGGGACGGACACGCTGCACTCACATCCACCACTTTCCGGATGTGTTTGTTGACCACAGTGGGATCCGGTTTGGTCGGGACGCCTGAGGCCCAGTCCAGCGGTACCAGCGGCTTGTTGGGAGGAGCTGTGGGAGAGGTTGGCTGCAAAAGACACGTCACTGACTAGACCAGTTGGCTATCGAGAATGCTAACAATACTGAATCCAACAATCTTGGAAGAAGCATTTCTGGAGGTACTATTCTGAtgatggacagacagacactCACTTACCAGCGATTTGGGATGACGCGGTTCCCGGAGCAGTGACAATTCATAAATCTCATCCTCGGTGTAGTAAAGGTCTAAAGAAAGCTGAAAAGATTTGGCCTTTGTTAAAGCCGCAGTAGGTTGGACACTGAAGCCTTTCGATATTGGAGGCACCGTGAGCAGGTAGATCAGGTCCATGTTGGGCTCCACTTGGGCCGCTGCGTTCTGCAATGTCACCAGCTCGTTGAAAGTCACGTAGAGCTGCTGCATCTTCACCAGGTTGACCTTGTCTTGCACCCAGTCAGGGAAGACCACATGCACTGCTATGAGGTCCTTCAGGTGCACACCCAGGATGGGGATTTTAAAGCCTTGGCACTCACTGAAGGCCTTGCGGTAGTACGAGTAGTTATTGTTGGAAGAGACGAGTTCGGTCATCTGGCGCCACATCTGCGTTTGGGTTCAGACGGTTTGCAATTGTTCATGTCACAACTTGTTGCCATTGTTCTTATTCTATTCATTGCTTTTATAGAGTGACAATCAGCGGCGGCTGCTACTCATTGTGGATGAGTCTTTCCCGAAAGAAATAGAAGGATCAGCTTTGTGTTGACCTACCTTAACTACCTCCGCAGAGAGATACGATTGCGTCTCCTTCAGACGAGAAATGGAGCTGTGGCTCAGCCCTCCCACCACTGCCATCAAAGTGTTAAAGTTGTGCAGCTGAAGAAGTTTCTGATGGGAAACAGTCATTTGTCCAAATGAGTGTGCGTGACTTGATGGAACAAATGGCACTGATAGCATtatgaggatgaggatgaggatgatgacgaTGGCACTGCACTGGaaatattaaaacaacaacaaccttttGTGTGGTTGCCTTACCTGAGCCACACGGATGTATTTGGTGATAACCTCTGCCCTGGTTAGAGGTGTCAGCTTGCTTAACACCATAAGTTGGACCCACTGTGAAACTCCATTGAACAGAGCAATGGAGCGTTCCAGTGTCGGATTGTCCACCAGACAACCGTGGATCACGTAGCTTTTGTAATCAGGGAACTGGAGACACAACAAAAGGATAGGCAACGGATTACAATTGATCATTAGTCATCAATCGTAATCCATTCAATCAATGGAAGAGGAAGAATGTTGCTTTCAAACAAATGCACAATGGAACCTCCAGAGGCTAAAGTCATGCAATTTGGAGTCACGGCAAAATGATGAGAAGCCTGCTCTGGACCAGAATGTTGCTCCACCTGTGTTCCAGAGGCTGTCAAAcaagaaggaagaaagaaagaaagaaagttgcACGTACCGAGATCCTCCTGATGGATTTAAACTCCAAAAAAGTCAGATGTTCCGCAAGCTCCATGGGTTCAAGGTGGTCAAACAACAGCGAAGCTTTCCCTTTCTTCACCTGCTTTTGACGCTGCGTCAACTTGCGCATCCAGTCATACGAAGGACTGCGAGAACCATTGACAATGAATGCTTAGAAATAATGAATCATTCATTCCATTTGTATAGCGCGTTTCAAAAAGCCAAAGACGCTTgtaataagaagaagaatgaaTGTGTCCATCCATTCCAAAAACCAAGCGCCATTACTTACATGGTGGAAATGTCAATCAGTTTGAAATGCTCCTCACAGCTGAGCCTTTCAGCAACTTCCCTGAACTCTTCTGTTATCCGTATCAGACCCAAGTCCAGGTCGAATTCTGCAGGGAATGTCCCTATCCAGTACCTGAACACAAAAAAGCATGAC from Syngnathus typhle isolate RoL2023-S1 ecotype Sweden linkage group LG8, RoL_Styp_1.0, whole genome shotgun sequence harbors:
- the rasgrp3 gene encoding ras guanyl-releasing protein 3 isoform X3, translated to MGSSILGKAASLDALLNECIHAFDDNGKLHANLPRMLLLMHRWYVPSSELAGKLLMRYRDCNADDCQKTRLKICYLMRYWIGTFPAEFDLDLGLIRITEEFREVAERLSCEEHFKLIDISTIPSYDWMRKLTQRQKQVKKGKASLLFDHLEPMELAEHLTFLEFKSIRRISFPDYKSYVIHGCLVDNPTLERSIALFNGVSQWVQLMVLSKLTPLTRAEVITKYIRVAQKLLQLHNFNTLMAVVGGLSHSSISRLKETQSYLSAEVVKMWRQMTELVSSNNNYSYYRKAFNKVNLVKMQQLYVTFNELVTLQNAAAQVEPNMDLIYLLTVPPISKGFSVQPTAALTKAKSFQLSLDLYYTEDEIYELSLLREPRHPKSLPTSPTAPPNKPLVPLDWASGVPTKPDPTVVNKHIRKVVDSVFRNYDPDHDGFISQEDFENIAANFPFLDSFCVLDKDQDGLISKDEMIAYFLRANPLLQCEMGPGFLHNFQEMTYLKPTFCAHCAGFLWGIIKQGYKCKDCGVNCHKQCRELLVLACRKLLRSGSFGCVTPDRLMTHGSLPSSPALHTCSGDKDEVFEFPAVMASARPTKSITLMTGSAQRISVRLQRATISQATQTEPLWSQHSWGSTADRRSHTFPKSKYRSGPNKALASWDNRDNGPRPTHLVQRGRPALDKTDVLVQIQDRRGKDS
- the rasgrp3 gene encoding ras guanyl-releasing protein 3 isoform X1; the encoded protein is MGSSILGKAASLDALLNECIHAFDDNGKLHANLPRMLLLMHRWYVPSSELAGKLLMRYRDCNADDCQKTRLKICYLMRYWIGTFPAEFDLDLGLIRITEEFREVAERLSCEEHFKLIDISTIPSYDWMRKLTQRQKQVKKGKASLLFDHLEPMELAEHLTFLEFKSIRRISFPDYKSYVIHGCLVDNPTLERSIALFNGVSQWVQLMVLSKLTPLTRAEVITKYIRVAQKLLQLHNFNTLMAVVGGLSHSSISRLKETQSYLSAEVVKMWRQMTELVSSNNNYSYYRKAFSECQGFKIPILGVHLKDLIAVHVVFPDWVQDKVNLVKMQQLYVTFNELVTLQNAAAQVEPNMDLIYLLTVPPISKGFSVQPTAALTKAKSFQLSLDLYYTEDEIYELSLLREPRHPKSLPTSPTAPPNKPLVPLDWASGVPTKPDPTVVNKHIRKVVDSVFRNYDPDHDGFISQEDFENIAANFPFLDSFCVLDKDQDGLISKDEMIAYFLRANPLLQCEMGPGFLHNFQEMTYLKPTFCAHCAGFLWGIIKQGYKCKDCGVNCHKQCRELLVLACRKLLRSGSFGCVTPDRLMTHGSLPSSPALHTCSGDKDEVFEFPAVMASARPTKSITLMTGSAQRISVRLQRATISQATQTEPLWSQHSWGSTADRRSHTFPKSKYRSGPNKALASWDNRDNGPRPTHLVQRGRPALDKTDVLVQIQDRRGKDS
- the rasgrp3 gene encoding ras guanyl-releasing protein 3 isoform X4; the protein is MGSSILGKAASLDALLNECIHAFDDNGKLHANLPRMLLLMHRWYVPSSELAGKLLMRYRDCNADDCQKTRLKICYLMRYWIGTFPAEFDLDLGLIRITEEFREVAERLSCEEHFKLIDISTIPSYDWMRKLTQRQKQVKKGKASLLFDHLEPMELAEHLTFLEFKSIRRISFPDYKSYVIHGCLVDNPTLERSIALFNGVSQWVQLMVLSKLTPLTRAEVITKYIRVAQKLLQLHNFNTLMAVVGGLSHSSISRLKETQSYLSAEVVKMWRQMTELVSSNNNYSYYRKAFNKVNLVKMQQLYVTFNELVTLQNAAAQVEPNMDLIYLLTLSLDLYYTEDEIYELSLLREPRHPKSLPTSPTAPPNKPLVPLDWASGVPTKPDPTVVNKHIRKVVDSVFRNYDPDHDGFISQEDFENIAANFPFLDSFCVLDKDQDGLISKDEMIAYFLRANPLLQCEMGPGFLHNFQEMTYLKPTFCAHCAGFLWGIIKQGYKCKDCGVNCHKQCRELLVLACRKLLRSGSFGCVTPDRLMTHGSLPSSPALHTCSGDKDEVFEFPAVMASARPTKSITLMTGSAQRISVRLQRATISQATQTEPLWSQHSWGSTADRRSHTFPKSKYRSGPNKALASWDNRDNGPRPTHLVQRGRPALDKTDVLVQIQDRRGKDS
- the rasgrp3 gene encoding ras guanyl-releasing protein 3 isoform X2; the protein is MGSSILGKAASLDALLNECIHAFDDNGKLHANLPRMLLLMHRWYVPSSELAGKLLMRYRDCNADDCQKTRLKICYLMRYWIGTFPAEFDLDLGLIRITEEFREVAERLSCEEHFKLIDISTIPSYDWMRKLTQRQKQVKKGKASLLFDHLEPMELAEHLTFLEFKSIRRISFPDYKSYVIHGCLVDNPTLERSIALFNGVSQWVQLMVLSKLTPLTRAEVITKYIRVAQKLLQLHNFNTLMAVVGGLSHSSISRLKETQSYLSAEVVKMWRQMTELVSSNNNYSYYRKAFSECQGFKIPILGVHLKDLIAVHVVFPDWVQDKVNLVKMQQLYVTFNELVTLQNAAAQVEPNMDLIYLLTLSLDLYYTEDEIYELSLLREPRHPKSLPTSPTAPPNKPLVPLDWASGVPTKPDPTVVNKHIRKVVDSVFRNYDPDHDGFISQEDFENIAANFPFLDSFCVLDKDQDGLISKDEMIAYFLRANPLLQCEMGPGFLHNFQEMTYLKPTFCAHCAGFLWGIIKQGYKCKDCGVNCHKQCRELLVLACRKLLRSGSFGCVTPDRLMTHGSLPSSPALHTCSGDKDEVFEFPAVMASARPTKSITLMTGSAQRISVRLQRATISQATQTEPLWSQHSWGSTADRRSHTFPKSKYRSGPNKALASWDNRDNGPRPTHLVQRGRPALDKTDVLVQIQDRRGKDS